GCCCACCAGCGCCGTCCCGGCACCGCCGCGCACTAAACCAACGCCCGCCCATAAATTAGGGCTGATCTCCAGATTGTCGCGCTTGCCATTATGCAGCGCCGCCATTCGCTGTTGCCCCACGGAATCCGTCCTTGCAAAAGCGGCTTGTGCTCTGGAGATGGTGTCATCATCAAGATGGGAGATTAACCGTTCGGCGGCCTGCCACGCTTCATCGTTGGTTTCGCGGACAATCACATGCAGACGAATACCGAAACGGATTTTGCGCCCATGCGCGGCGGCTTTTTCCCGCACTTGTTCGATCTTCTCTTTTACACGCTCCGGCGGTTCGCCCCAGGTGAGATAAAGATCAACCTGTTCGGCAGCCAGATCCTGAGCAACGTCGGACGATCCGCCAAAGTAAAGAGGAGGGTACGGCTGTTGGATTGGTGGAAAGAGCAGTTTTGCTCCTCGCACATGAATGTATTTGCCGTTGAAATCGACGGTTTCACCCAGCAACAACCGCCGCCAGACCTGGGTAAATTCCGCCGAGGCTTCGTAACGTTCGCTATGGTCAAGGAACACGCCGTCGCCTGCCAGCTCTTGCGGATCGCTGCCTGTGACCAGGTTAAACAACGCGCGTCCATTAGAGAGACGATCAAGCGTGGCAGCCTGGCGAGCGGCAACGGTGGGGGACGTCACGCTGGGGCGCAGGGCGACGAGAAACTTCAGCCGTTGCGTCACCGGGATCATTGACGCCGCAACCAGCCACGCATCTTCGCAGGAACGCCCTGTTGGGATTAGCACGCCGGTATAGCCAAGACGATCCGCTGCTTGCGCAATCTGTTGCAGATACCCATGATCAACCGGGCGAGAGCCTTCTTCCGTTCCCAGATAATGACCGTCACCGTGCGTGGGTAAAAACCAGAACATATTCAGACTCATAATTGTTTTCCTTCCAGTTGAGTGGGCTGCCAGATGCGCTGGCGGATATCGACTTTTTTCGGCACCAGACGATTTTCATAAAACAGGTCGGCAGTGTGTTGCTGTAAAGCAGCAACCTCGGCGCTCACGGGGTTGATGGTGGTAATGGGGCGATGGTCAAGATATGAGGCAATGACCGGAGCCGGTAAACCCATTGTTTTTGCCAACAGGGCGATGCTTTGTTCGCGCTGGCTATGGGTTAAGGCATCGGCCTCGCTAAAGGTTGCCAGTACGCCCTGAATAAAAGCGCCGTTCTTCTCCGCATATGGACGAGCAGCAAGATAAAACGATCCTGTTTGATTGAGATCGGTACCGTCTTTTAGAACCCGCACGCCGCCCTGTAATAATGCGGCGGAGTAGTAGGGGTCCCAGATGGCCCAGGCGTCGACGTTACCTTGCTGGAACGCGGCGCGGGCATCGGCGGGCGTCAGGTAAGTGGGTTGGATATCGGTGAATTTAAGCCCGGCCTGTTGCAGGGCGCGCAGTAAAAGGTTGTGCGAACTGGAACCTTTCTGAAATGCGACTTTGTGGCCCTTTAGTTCAGCCACAGTTTTGATCGGGCTGTTTTCTGGCACCAGAATCACTTCGGCTTTGGGCTTCGGCGGCTCGACGCCCACGTACACCAAATCAGCCCCGGCGGCCTGAGCAAAAATTGGCGGAATGTCCCCCGTACTGCCCAGATCGATACTGCCGACGTTTAACGCCTCCAACATTTGCGGACCAGCGGGAAACTCCACCCACGAAATTTTGGTTTGCGGATAGCGTGTTTCCAGCAACTGGTGGCTTTTTGCCAGCACCATGCTGATGCTGCCTTTCTGATAACCTATCCGTAACGCTTCAGGAGAGGACTCCGCAGCAATCGCGAGCGTAGAGACGCTGAATAATCCCACCAGAGCCACTTTAAAAATATTACGCATGGGCGTTACCTCGCAGAGAGAGAAGGTCAGGAACCTGGACATCACGGCGGTGCAGCGCCTGCCAGAAGGTATCGAGCGCAGTATCAAGACGGGATTTCAGATTCGGCGTGAACTGCGGCTTATGTTGGAAATCAAGCACCTGTGAGTCATCGGCAAACACACCGTGCAGGATCTCCTGGGCTTTCAGCGCGCTTAAAACCGGTTTAAGGGCGTAATCGACAGCTAGTAGATGCGCCACCGTGCCGCCTGTCGCCAGCGGCAACACCACTTTTCCTTGCAGTGCGCGTTCTGGTAGCAGGTCGAGAAGCGTTTTCAGTGCACCGGAATAGGCGGCTTTGTAGACGGGAGTGGCGACAATCAGCCCATCCGCCTCTTGCAACTGCTCGGTGAAGGTCTTGAGTGCCGGACTGTCGAAACGGGCATAGAGCAAATCTTCCGGGGCGAAGTTTTGCAGATTCCAGTGATAAATCTCGACATCCAGACCATCCAATTTTTCCCGCGCATATTCCAGCAAAGAGCTGGAGCGAGAAGGAAAGCGAGGACTTCCTGCCAGGGTGATGACACGCATACTCTCTCCTTATAACCAATTGTTCTTGTTTTGTTAACATTGATAACAATTCGCTCAGTCTGTCGGAGGGAAAAGCAAATGCCAAATATAATTTTTGTGTATGTTTTTCTAAAAATGAACTAAAGAATGTTATTAACATATCACTGGTATTTATTTATTAACCTGTCGTTTTATGTTGAATCAATGTATTACTCGTACGCTCCATAAATTTATATTCACTGAATCTATAAGTTAAATGTTTTTATTTGTTAGCGTAAATACGCTTGATTTAAATAGCGGCTGATTACTGATATTATTAAGTGCGATGTCATTTAAAGGCATTATCATATTTACGAAAGATCAGGATGATAACGATGAAAAAAAGTGTATTGACGGCGTTTATAACTGTGGTATGTGCAACTTCCAGCGTTATGGCGGCTGATGATAATGCCATCACGGACGGTACAGTAACGTTTAATGGTAAAGTCATTGCTCCTGCCTGTACGCTGGTCGCCGCGACGAAAGATTCAATAGTTACATTGCCAAATGTCAGTGCAACGAAGTTGCAAAGTAATGGCGCAGTCTCCGGTGTAAAAACTGATGTACCAATTGCATTAGAAGACTGTGATGTTACTGTAACTAAAAATGCTGCTTTCACCTTTAGCGGTACGGCTGACGCCACTCAGACTACAGCATTCGCCAACCAGGCTTCTACTGATGCAGCGACTAATGTCGCTCTACAAATGTATATGCCGGATGGTACTACAGCAGTGACTCCCGGTACGGAAACTGAAAATATTCAGTTAGCGGATTCTGCGGAGCAAACAGTGACTTTTAAAGTTGATTATATTGCTACCGGTAAAGCGACAGCAGGTAATGTTAATGCGGTAACGGATTTCCATATTAACTATTATTAATAAAACCATTAAGTGTTTTATTGATTATTACCCCCTCCAATATATCTGGTTGGAGGGGATATTCCTATTTTTATCTAAGAGTAACTATTTATGAAAACTTGCATAACAAAGGGAATTGTGACCGTAAGTTTAACGGCAATATTACTAAACTGTGTACCCGTCTGGGCAGCAGGTAAAGGTGGGGTAGGACTTGCCGCCACGCGTCTTGTTTATTCTGAAAGTGAAGAGCAGATTTCACTTGGCGTGCGTAACACCAGTCCTGATGTTGCTTATCTTATTCAGTCATGGGTGATGACGCCGGATAATAAAAAATCAGCAGATTTTATTATTACGCCACCGCTATTTGTGCTGAATCCGGCAAATGAGAATCTGTTACGCATTATGTACATTGGTGCACCGTTAGCAAAAGACAGGGAAAGCCTTTTCTATACCAGTGTGCGTGCCGTTCCTGCCACAACAAAGCGGGAAGAGGGCAATACCCTGAAGATTGCCACGCAAAGTGTTATCAAACTCTTCTGGCGACCAAAAGGTTTACCATATTCCGTTAGTGAGGCTCCCGCAAAACTACGTTGCACCTCGTCAGCCGACACGATTATGGTCAGTAATCCAACGCCTTACTTCATTACCCTTACCAACCTGAAAATAGGTGGGAAAACGGTTAAAAATCAAATGATTTCCCCCTTTGATAAATATCAATTTTCCCTGCCAAAGGGAGCCAAAAACAGCAGCGTAACGTACCAAACAATCAATGACTATGGGGCGGAAACGCCGCAACTCAACTGTAAATCGTAAGTCGTCTTCAGTTAAGAGAGCGAGATGCATAGAACTCACCGACAACACAGCCTGTTAATCTCTGGATGTGTGCCATCGTTTATTGGTGGGCTGGTGGTGTTTGTGTCGGCAGTGTTTAATGCACAAGCTGAAACCTGGTTCGATCCTGCCTTTTTCAAAGATGATCCCTCAATGGTGGCCGATTTGTCTCGTTTCGAAAAAGGACAAAAAATAACGCCAGGGGTTTATCGTGTAGATATTGTTCTGAATCAATCGATTGTTGATACGCGAAACGTTGATTTTGTTGAGATAACGCCAGAGAAGGGCGTTGTTGCCTGTTTGACTACCGATAGTCTGGACGCAATGGGCGTTAACATTGCTGCGTTCCCGGCCTTTAAACAACTGGATAAACAAGCGTGCGCGCCGTTGACGGAGGTTATTCCCGATGCCAGCGTGACCTTTGATGTAAATAAACTCCGTCTGGAAATTTCAGTACCACAAATTGCCATCAAAAGTAACGCTCGTGGCTACGTTCCCCCTGAACGCTGGGATGAAGGGATCAACGCGCTATTACTGGGATATTCATTTAGCGGTGCTAACAGTATTCACAGCAGTACAAGCAGTGATTCTGGCGCCAACTATTTTCTGAATTTAAACAGTGGCGTGAATTTAGGCTCGTGGAGATTGCGCAACAATTCAACATGGAGTCGTAGTAGCGGGCAACCCGCAGAATGGAAGAATCTCAGCAGCTACCTGCAGCGGGCAGTTATTCCATTAAAAGGTGAACTGACCGTGGGTGATGATTATACAGCAGGTGATTTTTTCGATAGCGTCAGCTTTCGTGGCGTGCAACTGGCGTCAGATGACAACATGCTGCCAGACAGTTTGAAAGGCTTTGCGCCAGTGGTGCGTGGTATCGCGAAAAGCAATGCTCAGATAACAATTAAACAAAACGGCTATACCATCTACCAAACTTATGTTTCGCCTGGTGCTTTTGAAATTAGTGATCTCTATTCCACGTCATCGAGTGGTGATTTGCTGGTTGAAATAAAAGAAGCTGACGGCAGCGTCAATAGTTACAGCGTACCCTTTTCCAGTGTGCCATTGCTCCAGCGCCGGGGACGAATCAAATACGCGTTGACACTGGCGAAATACCGAACCAATAGCAATGACCAACAAGAAAACAAATTTGCTCAGGCCACACTTCAATGGGGGGGGCCGTGGGGAATGACCTGGTACGGCGGTGGGCAATATGCTGAGTATTACCGTGCTGCGATGTTTGGCATGGGGTTTAACCTGGGCGATTTCGGGGCAATTTCGTTCGATGCGACCCAGGCGAAGAGTACACTGGCAGATCAAAGTGAACATAAAGGTCAGTCGTATCGTTTTCTGTATGCCAAAACGCTTAACCAGCTTGGCACTAACTTTCAGTTGATGGGCTATCGCTATTCTACTTCCGGTTTCTACACACTTTCCGACACCATGTATAAACACATGGATGGTTATGAATTTAATGACGATGATGACGAGGATACGCCGATGTGGTCGCGTTATTACAATTTGTATTACACCAAACGCGGCAAACTTCAGCTCAATATCTCCCAGCAATTAGGCGAGTACGGTTCGTTTTATTTAAGCGGCAGTCAGCAGACATACTGGCATACGAATCAACAGGATCGGTTATTACAGTTTGGTTATAACACGCAAATTAAAGATGTTTCACTGGGACTATCGTGGAACTACAGTAAATCACGTGGCCAACCTGATGCCGACCAGGTATTTGCGCTGAATTTTTCCTTACCGTTCAGTTTATTGCTTCCAAAGACTAATGATAGCTATACCGCGAAAAAGAATTACGCCTGGATGACCTCAAATACCAGTGTCGATAACGAGGGACATATAACGCAAAACCTGGGTTTAACGGAGACATTGCTCGACGACGGGAACCTGAGTTATAGCGTGCAACAGGGGTATAACAGCGAAGGAAAAACCGCCAACGGCAGCGCCAGCATGGATTACAAAGGTGCGTTTGGCGATGCCCGAGTGGGATATAACTACAGCGATAACGCCCGACAGCAACAACTTAATTATGCACTTTCAGGCGGTTTAGTTGCCCATTCGCACGGTATTACGTTGGGTCAATCATTGGGCGAAACAAATGTTCTGATAGCTGCTCCGGGCGCAGAAAATACCCGAGTGGCAAACAGCACTGGCCTGAAAACCGACTGGCGCGGCTATACCGTTGTCCCTTATGCCACTTCTTACCGGGAAAATCGCATTGCGCTCGATGCCGCGTCGTTGAAACGTAATGTGGATATTGAAAATGCAGTGGTAAATGTGGTTCCCACCAAAGGGGCGCTGGTCCTGGCGCAATTCAGCGCCCGTACAGGGGCCAGAGTATTAATGAAAACATCAAAGCAGGGTATACCGCTGCGCTTTGGCGCGATGGCGACGCTGGATGGCGTGCAGACAAATAGCGGCATTATTGATGATGATGGTTCGCTCTATATGTCAGGTTTACCGGCGAAGGGATCGATAACCGTACGCTGGGGCGACGCCTCCGATCAGGCTTGCCGTATAAGTTATCAACTTACCGAACAGCAAGTTAACTCTGCGATTACGCGTATGGAGGCCATATGCAGATAAATTCCATGTCACTATTACGACTGATTTTTGTCACCGTGTTAATGCTTTGGGGAGCTCAAGCCGCTGCTTATACCGGGCAGTGCCATGTTACGCAGGGGAACCCTTATATTGGCGTCAATTTTGGCGTTAAAACGCTGGAGGAAGAAGAAAACTCAGCAGGAGTCGTCAAAGATAAATTTTATCAATGGAACGAATCGAATGATTATTATGTTTCTTGTGATTGCGATAAAAACAATGTGAGTAGTGGACGGTGGGCATTTGCTGCTGATTCACCGTTAGTCTATCTGGGCGACAACTGGTACAAAATCAATGACTACCTTGCCGCAAAGGTTTTATTACAGGTTAAAGGCAATTCTCCAAATGCGGTGCCGTTTGAAAATATTGGTACAGGGTCTGACAACCGATGGCATATTTGCGATCCCGGAGGTCAACGTTTAGGCGGTCAGGGGGCTAGCGGTAATAGTGGGAGTTTTTCCCTGAAAATTTTACAGCCATTCGTTGGTTCGGTAACCATTCCGCCGATGGCGCTGGCGCGATTATTTGAGTGTTACAACATACCGGCAGGTAATTCCTGCACGACCACAGGTACGCCGGTTCTGGTGTATTACCTGTCAGGTACTATTAATTCTTTGG
The DNA window shown above is from Escherichia sp. E4742 and carries:
- the ssuD gene encoding FMNH2-dependent alkanesulfonate monooxygenase: MSLNMFWFLPTHGDGHYLGTEEGSRPVDHGYLQQIAQAADRLGYTGVLIPTGRSCEDAWLVAASMIPVTQRLKFLVALRPSVTSPTVAARQAATLDRLSNGRALFNLVTGSDPQELAGDGVFLDHSERYEASAEFTQVWRRLLLGETVDFNGKYIHVRGAKLLFPPIQQPYPPLYFGGSSDVAQDLAAEQVDLYLTWGEPPERVKEKIEQVREKAAAHGRKIRFGIRLHVIVRETNDEAWQAAERLISHLDDDTISRAQAAFARTDSVGQQRMAALHNGKRDNLEISPNLWAGVGLVRGGAGTALVGDGPTVAARINEYAALGIDSFVLSGYPHLEEAYRVGELLFPHLDVAIPEIPQPQPLNLQGEAVANEFIPRKVAQS
- the ssuA gene encoding aliphatic sulfonate ABC transporter substrate-binding protein SsuA, translated to MRNIFKVALVGLFSVSTLAIAAESSPEALRIGYQKGSISMVLAKSHQLLETRYPQTKISWVEFPAGPQMLEALNVGSIDLGSTGDIPPIFAQAAGADLVYVGVEPPKPKAEVILVPENSPIKTVAELKGHKVAFQKGSSSHNLLLRALQQAGLKFTDIQPTYLTPADARAAFQQGNVDAWAIWDPYYSAALLQGGVRVLKDGTDLNQTGSFYLAARPYAEKNGAFIQGVLATFSEADALTHSQREQSIALLAKTMGLPAPVIASYLDHRPITTINPVSAEVAALQQHTADLFYENRLVPKKVDIRQRIWQPTQLEGKQL
- the ssuE gene encoding NADPH-dependent FMN reductase, coding for MRVITLAGSPRFPSRSSSLLEYAREKLDGLDVEIYHWNLQNFAPEDLLYARFDSPALKTFTEQLQEADGLIVATPVYKAAYSGALKTLLDLLPERALQGKVVLPLATGGTVAHLLAVDYALKPVLSALKAQEILHGVFADDSQVLDFQHKPQFTPNLKSRLDTALDTFWQALHRRDVQVPDLLSLRGNAHA
- a CDS encoding fimbrial protein, whose protein sequence is MKKSVLTAFITVVCATSSVMAADDNAITDGTVTFNGKVIAPACTLVAATKDSIVTLPNVSATKLQSNGAVSGVKTDVPIALEDCDVTVTKNAAFTFSGTADATQTTAFANQASTDAATNVALQMYMPDGTTAVTPGTETENIQLADSAEQTVTFKVDYIATGKATAGNVNAVTDFHINYY
- a CDS encoding fimbrial biogenesis chaperone, with product MKTCITKGIVTVSLTAILLNCVPVWAAGKGGVGLAATRLVYSESEEQISLGVRNTSPDVAYLIQSWVMTPDNKKSADFIITPPLFVLNPANENLLRIMYIGAPLAKDRESLFYTSVRAVPATTKREEGNTLKIATQSVIKLFWRPKGLPYSVSEAPAKLRCTSSADTIMVSNPTPYFITLTNLKIGGKTVKNQMISPFDKYQFSLPKGAKNSSVTYQTINDYGAETPQLNCKS
- a CDS encoding fimbrial biogenesis usher protein, with the protein product MHRTHRQHSLLISGCVPSFIGGLVVFVSAVFNAQAETWFDPAFFKDDPSMVADLSRFEKGQKITPGVYRVDIVLNQSIVDTRNVDFVEITPEKGVVACLTTDSLDAMGVNIAAFPAFKQLDKQACAPLTEVIPDASVTFDVNKLRLEISVPQIAIKSNARGYVPPERWDEGINALLLGYSFSGANSIHSSTSSDSGANYFLNLNSGVNLGSWRLRNNSTWSRSSGQPAEWKNLSSYLQRAVIPLKGELTVGDDYTAGDFFDSVSFRGVQLASDDNMLPDSLKGFAPVVRGIAKSNAQITIKQNGYTIYQTYVSPGAFEISDLYSTSSSGDLLVEIKEADGSVNSYSVPFSSVPLLQRRGRIKYALTLAKYRTNSNDQQENKFAQATLQWGGPWGMTWYGGGQYAEYYRAAMFGMGFNLGDFGAISFDATQAKSTLADQSEHKGQSYRFLYAKTLNQLGTNFQLMGYRYSTSGFYTLSDTMYKHMDGYEFNDDDDEDTPMWSRYYNLYYTKRGKLQLNISQQLGEYGSFYLSGSQQTYWHTNQQDRLLQFGYNTQIKDVSLGLSWNYSKSRGQPDADQVFALNFSLPFSLLLPKTNDSYTAKKNYAWMTSNTSVDNEGHITQNLGLTETLLDDGNLSYSVQQGYNSEGKTANGSASMDYKGAFGDARVGYNYSDNARQQQLNYALSGGLVAHSHGITLGQSLGETNVLIAAPGAENTRVANSTGLKTDWRGYTVVPYATSYRENRIALDAASLKRNVDIENAVVNVVPTKGALVLAQFSARTGARVLMKTSKQGIPLRFGAMATLDGVQTNSGIIDDDGSLYMSGLPAKGSITVRWGDASDQACRISYQLTEQQVNSAITRMEAICR
- a CDS encoding fimbrial protein, translated to MQINSMSLLRLIFVTVLMLWGAQAAAYTGQCHVTQGNPYIGVNFGVKTLEEEENSAGVVKDKFYQWNESNDYYVSCDCDKNNVSSGRWAFAADSPLVYLGDNWYKINDYLAAKVLLQVKGNSPNAVPFENIGTGSDNRWHICDPGGQRLGGQGASGNSGSFSLKILQPFVGSVTIPPMALARLFECYNIPAGNSCTTTGTPVLVYYLSGTINSLESCSVNAGESIEVDLGDVFAANFRVVGHKPLGANTAELSIPVRCNTGNSGLVNVNLSLTATSDPDYPQAIKTSRPGVGVVVTDSQNNIISPAGGTLPLSIPDDADSIARMNVYPVSTTGVPPETGRFEATATVRINFD